A stretch of the Methylacidiphilum caldifontis genome encodes the following:
- a CDS encoding NADH-quinone oxidoreductase subunit B family protein, whose translation MKRCFFKNLFPKVATENFVDSGFAEKIKLGKELQGICKRKLGRSLAIREVDAGSCNGCELEIHALNNPIYDLERFGIRFVASPRHADLLLVTGPLTKNMAEALKRTYDCMPYPRWVVAVGDCAAGCGVFGQSYAVVRGGISALIPVDVWIYGCPPTPLELLQGLITLLGK comes from the coding sequence ATGAAAAGGTGTTTTTTTAAAAATTTGTTCCCAAAAGTAGCGACTGAAAATTTTGTAGATAGCGGTTTTGCTGAAAAGATTAAGCTTGGAAAAGAACTACAAGGAATTTGCAAAAGAAAACTGGGTAGAAGCCTAGCCATAAGAGAAGTTGATGCGGGATCATGTAATGGATGTGAATTAGAGATTCATGCCCTGAACAATCCCATTTATGACCTTGAGAGGTTTGGTATTCGATTTGTTGCTTCTCCAAGGCATGCCGACCTGCTTCTGGTAACAGGGCCACTGACAAAAAATATGGCCGAAGCCCTTAAAAGGACATACGACTGCATGCCCTATCCTAGATGGGTGGTTGCAGTAGGCGATTGTGCTGCAGGATGTGGTGTTTTCGGCCAAAGTTACGCAGTGGTAAGAGGTGGAATCTCTGCTCTTATTCCTGTAGATGTCTGGATTTACGGTTGTCCTCCAACACCCTTGGAACTGCTTCAGGGACTTATAACCCTCCTAGGAAAGTAA
- a CDS encoding hydrogenase 4 subunit F: MGILLFPFLGIFLLSLISSYRLSSLLNSLFSFLSFASSILLLLKKPEPGSFFLIDELNIVFILLTNFIGFTTALFSQRYIGHEIEIGHISAASLRFYHSMYQTLLFGMNLALCSNNIGLMWVSIEMATLSTVLMVGIYRTTESLEASWKYFILGGVGIALALFGTFLFYISARAAIGEGLSAMAWTNLLSHAANLDSALVNIGFIFILLGYGTKVGLFPLHAWLPDAHAEGPTPISAVLSGLLLNVALYAVLRFKILLSANPHAIETGPLLVAMGLASVLFAALMLYQRRDIKRLFAYSSIEHMGIIAFAFGIGGTLANFAGLLHMSMHSLTKSAIFFAIGYIAQIKRTQKVADLAGLTSSHPVLGWGLLIGVIAIAGLPPMGVFMSEFLVLSSAFAKAPLLAALLAIGLISALGALILKVVKVSFGEPKGDLTPLHSLYLPMFSHFLLVFIAGVYVPPAVVEWFKHCAFLLK, translated from the coding sequence ATGGGTATTCTTTTGTTTCCTTTCTTGGGAATATTTCTTCTTTCCTTAATTTCTAGTTATAGGCTTTCTAGCCTGCTCAACTCCTTGTTTTCTTTTCTTTCTTTTGCAAGTTCAATTTTGTTGCTTCTTAAAAAACCTGAACCGGGATCATTTTTCTTGATCGATGAACTCAACATTGTCTTTATTCTTTTGACCAATTTTATCGGCTTTACGACTGCTCTTTTTAGCCAGAGATATATCGGCCATGAAATAGAGATTGGCCATATATCTGCAGCCTCCTTGAGATTCTACCATAGTATGTACCAGACATTGCTTTTTGGTATGAACCTTGCCCTTTGTTCCAACAATATTGGACTAATGTGGGTATCGATTGAAATGGCCACCCTTTCTACAGTGCTGATGGTGGGTATTTACCGAACAACAGAATCCTTAGAGGCTTCGTGGAAATATTTTATCCTTGGGGGTGTGGGTATTGCGTTAGCCCTGTTTGGGACTTTTCTTTTTTACATTTCTGCACGGGCCGCGATTGGTGAAGGACTTTCAGCAATGGCATGGACAAACCTACTTTCTCATGCAGCAAACCTTGACTCGGCCTTGGTTAATATCGGTTTTATATTTATTCTCTTAGGCTACGGGACCAAAGTAGGGCTCTTTCCCCTTCATGCCTGGTTACCGGATGCCCATGCCGAGGGACCTACTCCCATATCTGCTGTCCTTTCGGGCTTACTTCTTAATGTTGCCCTTTATGCGGTACTTAGGTTTAAAATTCTGCTTTCAGCCAATCCCCATGCTATTGAAACTGGTCCGCTTCTCGTTGCCATGGGGCTTGCTTCTGTACTGTTTGCTGCACTGATGCTCTACCAAAGAAGAGACATTAAACGGCTTTTTGCCTATTCGTCGATCGAGCATATGGGAATTATTGCTTTTGCTTTTGGTATTGGTGGGACTCTGGCTAATTTTGCGGGCTTGCTCCACATGAGCATGCATAGTTTGACCAAGTCAGCGATCTTTTTTGCTATTGGTTATATTGCTCAGATTAAAAGAACTCAGAAAGTAGCTGATTTAGCTGGGCTGACTTCAAGCCATCCTGTTCTTGGATGGGGACTGCTCATTGGTGTGATCGCAATAGCAGGCCTCCCTCCTATGGGGGTCTTTATGAGTGAATTTTTGGTTTTAAGTTCAGCTTTTGCAAAGGCTCCCTTGCTTGCTGCCCTGCTTGCTATTGGCTTGATTAGCGCTTTAGGAGCGCTAATCCTTAAAGTGGTTAAAGTGAGTTTCGGTGAGCCCAAAGGAGATCTCACCCCTCTTCATTCTTTGTATTTGCCAATGTTTAGCCATTTTCTTCTTGTTTTTATTGCGGGTGTATATGTGCCCCCTGCAGTTGTGGAATGGTTTAAGCATTGTGCATTTCTTCTTAAATGA
- a CDS encoding respiratory chain complex I subunit 1 family protein, with translation MKNFFYQILHIALVILIAPLIVGIASKTRSRLLMKKGPPLFQPYRDLLKLFRKESTLPENASWLFKAVPYGVFSLSLVAISLVPTFSSDLLFGRAADLITIIALLGTARFLLSLAAMDPGTSFGGLGSSRESFISSLAEPAMIMIIFTLSLLARSTDLSAISHFMMSGQVGLRVSLWLALASLILVAIAENGRIPIDNPSTHLELTMVHEAMILEYSAKYLALLEAASHLKLLLYLSLIITVFFPFGMTSPDKGIASLLMALCIYLAKIGAAALILAFFETLVAKMRLFKIPSFLGAAFMIALLATILLFVSRSL, from the coding sequence ATGAAAAATTTCTTTTACCAGATTTTACACATAGCTCTTGTAATCCTCATCGCCCCTCTTATCGTGGGCATCGCCTCAAAGACAAGATCTAGGTTGCTGATGAAAAAAGGGCCTCCGCTCTTTCAACCTTACCGGGATCTTTTGAAACTTTTCCGTAAAGAGTCTACTTTGCCAGAAAACGCTTCCTGGCTTTTTAAAGCAGTGCCTTATGGCGTTTTTTCGTTGAGCTTGGTTGCCATTAGCCTTGTCCCCACATTTTCTTCTGACCTTTTGTTTGGAAGAGCAGCGGATTTGATCACTATTATCGCTCTACTTGGTACGGCTCGGTTTTTGCTTTCTCTTGCGGCTATGGATCCGGGGACAAGTTTTGGAGGTCTTGGCTCGAGTCGGGAGTCTTTTATAAGTTCTCTTGCCGAACCGGCGATGATCATGATTATTTTTACCCTTTCGCTTTTAGCCAGATCGACTGATCTGTCCGCCATATCTCATTTCATGATGTCCGGGCAGGTTGGACTTAGGGTTTCTTTATGGTTAGCCCTCGCTTCCTTGATCCTTGTTGCTATAGCTGAAAATGGAAGAATTCCTATTGATAATCCCTCAACGCACTTGGAATTAACCATGGTTCACGAGGCCATGATTCTTGAATATTCAGCTAAATATCTTGCCCTTTTAGAAGCTGCAAGCCATCTGAAGCTTCTCCTTTATTTATCTCTAATCATAACGGTCTTCTTCCCCTTTGGGATGACCTCTCCGGATAAAGGAATAGCTAGTCTTTTGATGGCACTCTGTATTTACTTGGCAAAAATAGGAGCAGCTGCCCTAATCCTTGCTTTTTTTGAAACCCTTGTGGCAAAGATGCGCCTGTTTAAAATTCCTAGCTTTCTGGGAGCCGCCTTTATGATCGCTCTTTTGGCTACCATATTGCTTTTTGTTTCACGAAGCTTATGA
- a CDS encoding hydrogenase large subunit, with protein MKKRLIFDPSSLERTLIEPIEKEKFWSFNEINEEQWVALCGEPMKTKYSLFGLWGSPQKIDVALLDEMEPKIHVFELKCPEAKFPSIAKAYPAAIRLERAAYDLFGLKAEGSFDNRPWLDHGKWSVRFPLGDVHPSAEEKPYIFFPTKGESLHQIPVGPVHAGIIEPGHFRFTMAGEIVVRMEERLGYTHKGIESLFLDQPIERGAEIAGRISGDSTVAYAYGYALAAEEALGIVPPPRASWLRALMAELERMANHFGDIGAICNDAAFPRILSRCAILREKILRSAQCCFGHRLMMDRIVPGGVKEDLQAEGAKAIQELIKEIREEISCLKDFYDSKNSLQDRMVGTGILSKEAAKLFAAGGFIGRASGRHFDVRKFFPYCPYDQLSFDVPVLEDGDVNARVWIRILEIEQSIKLLEQILEGLPLGSLYQDGSDRESGKGLAVVESFRGDLLIWVEIDKKKISRCHPRDPSWFQWPLLEEVISGAIVADFPLCNKSFNCSYSGHDL; from the coding sequence ATGAAAAAACGGCTAATTTTTGATCCTTCTTCTTTAGAGAGGACATTAATTGAACCTATAGAGAAGGAAAAATTTTGGTCCTTTAACGAGATTAACGAAGAGCAGTGGGTAGCTCTATGCGGGGAGCCCATGAAAACAAAATACTCTCTTTTTGGACTTTGGGGATCTCCTCAAAAAATAGATGTGGCCCTACTCGATGAAATGGAACCAAAAATTCATGTTTTTGAATTAAAGTGTCCAGAAGCTAAATTCCCTTCGATTGCAAAAGCCTATCCAGCCGCGATAAGGCTTGAACGTGCAGCCTATGATCTTTTTGGGTTGAAAGCGGAAGGCTCATTTGATAACCGACCTTGGTTAGATCATGGAAAATGGTCGGTGCGTTTTCCCCTAGGAGATGTGCATCCTTCCGCAGAAGAAAAACCTTATATATTTTTCCCTACAAAAGGAGAAAGTCTTCACCAGATCCCTGTTGGACCTGTTCATGCTGGGATCATTGAACCGGGGCATTTTCGGTTTACTATGGCCGGAGAAATCGTTGTCCGCATGGAAGAAAGGCTAGGTTACACCCACAAGGGGATTGAGAGTCTTTTTTTGGACCAACCTATTGAGAGGGGAGCCGAGATTGCAGGAAGAATTTCGGGAGACTCAACGGTAGCTTATGCTTACGGTTACGCGCTGGCTGCCGAAGAAGCCTTGGGAATAGTCCCACCCCCAAGGGCTTCATGGTTAAGAGCGCTTATGGCTGAGCTGGAAAGGATGGCTAACCATTTTGGTGATATAGGTGCAATCTGCAATGATGCGGCTTTCCCAAGGATTTTGAGTCGCTGTGCTATATTGAGGGAAAAGATCCTGCGGTCTGCTCAGTGTTGTTTTGGACATAGGCTCATGATGGATAGGATTGTTCCGGGAGGAGTAAAAGAGGATTTACAAGCTGAAGGAGCTAAAGCAATTCAAGAACTCATCAAAGAGATAAGAGAGGAGATCAGCTGTTTAAAGGATTTTTACGATTCAAAAAATTCGTTGCAAGATAGAATGGTAGGAACAGGAATTCTTAGCAAGGAAGCGGCAAAACTTTTTGCAGCGGGCGGCTTTATAGGGAGGGCTTCGGGAAGACATTTCGATGTACGCAAATTTTTCCCTTATTGCCCCTATGACCAACTTTCTTTTGATGTTCCGGTTCTTGAAGATGGCGATGTCAATGCGAGGGTATGGATCCGGATCCTTGAAATAGAACAGAGTATTAAGCTTTTGGAGCAGATTTTAGAAGGTTTGCCACTGGGATCCCTCTATCAAGATGGGAGTGATAGGGAAAGCGGCAAAGGACTAGCGGTTGTGGAAAGTTTTAGGGGAGATCTACTCATTTGGGTTGAAATCGATAAGAAAAAAATCAGCCGCTGTCATCCAAGGGATCCATCCTGGTTCCAATGGCCTCTTCTTGAAGAGGTAATCAGTGGGGCCATAGTGGCTGATTTCCCTCTTTGTAACAAGTCTTTTAACTGTTCTTATTCTGGACATGACCTCTAG
- a CDS encoding alkene reductase, which translates to MLKHLFTPLVVGEIKTANRIWMAPMTRCRAGQPGDVPTELMAKYYAQRASAGLIISEATQISKEGQGYAWTPGIYTEAQEEGWRRVVRAVHEAGGKMVLQLWHVGRVSHHLLQEGGKPPVGPSAVRAQNTKCFVVLPNGTAAQVDPDTPRELSIEEIKRIVNEYAAAAKRAIRAGFDLVEIHSANGYLPNQFLDIRANQRKDLYGGSIENRARFVLEVVDAVCAAVGRNKVGVRLSPKGVFADMTVEGSLESCLYVASELGKRDIAYLHIVEPNWAGGQSLTDEEKKAFRKTFPYVLTFCSGYTAQMAERAIASGIADAIAFGRLFIANPDLPERFRRGASLNEPDPSTFYGGGEKGYTDYPFME; encoded by the coding sequence ATGTTAAAACATCTCTTTACTCCTCTGGTTGTCGGTGAAATAAAAACGGCTAATCGGATATGGATGGCTCCGATGACACGCTGTCGTGCGGGCCAACCCGGTGATGTACCCACAGAACTGATGGCTAAATATTATGCACAGCGAGCATCCGCTGGACTTATCATCAGTGAAGCTACACAGATTAGCAAAGAAGGCCAGGGATATGCATGGACTCCAGGGATTTATACTGAAGCTCAAGAGGAAGGTTGGCGTCGAGTAGTCAGAGCCGTTCATGAAGCGGGAGGAAAGATGGTTCTTCAACTCTGGCACGTGGGTAGGGTTTCCCATCATCTTCTTCAAGAGGGAGGTAAGCCTCCCGTTGGGCCCTCTGCGGTACGAGCTCAAAATACAAAATGTTTTGTTGTCTTGCCAAATGGTACCGCTGCTCAGGTAGATCCTGATACTCCTAGGGAACTGTCAATAGAAGAGATCAAACGGATTGTAAATGAATATGCGGCTGCTGCAAAAAGGGCAATAAGAGCCGGTTTTGACTTAGTCGAAATCCATAGTGCTAATGGTTATCTCCCTAATCAGTTTCTTGATATTCGTGCAAATCAGAGGAAAGATCTCTATGGAGGAAGTATCGAGAACAGAGCCAGATTTGTTTTAGAAGTGGTTGATGCAGTTTGTGCAGCGGTGGGTAGGAATAAAGTTGGGGTACGGCTATCTCCTAAAGGAGTTTTTGCGGACATGACTGTGGAGGGAAGTTTAGAAAGTTGTCTCTATGTGGCTTCAGAACTAGGAAAAAGGGACATAGCTTATCTTCACATTGTCGAACCCAATTGGGCAGGTGGACAGTCCCTAACGGATGAAGAGAAAAAGGCATTTCGTAAAACTTTTCCTTATGTTCTTACCTTTTGCAGTGGATACACCGCCCAGATGGCAGAGAGGGCAATTGCTTCGGGAATTGCTGATGCGATCGCCTTTGGTCGGCTTTTTATCGCTAATCCTGATCTGCCAGAAAGGTTCCGTAGAGGAGCTTCCCTTAATGAACCCGATCCTTCAACCTTTTATGGAGGTGGAGAAAAAGGCTATACCGATTATCCTTTTATGGAATAA
- a CDS encoding gamma-glutamyl-gamma-aminobutyrate hydrolase family protein, with translation MYKKVYCWVRDKDQQLFHQLGQWAEKTFSTILVDIRKLGSKGSFPVPRPLEYDGLLLTGGEDISKEYLEKYGKSRVENADLIQSPCIDRDQWEFNILEQTLKNGKPVLGICRGIQLLNTFLGGTLHLDIPGHNEPEQHDHNIQQLEFEDVPSVRFPLVNSSHHQAIDRVAEGLRVEARAKKDGIIEQVRLKAYPFCIGVQYHPERDLTHYESLFHAFFSSL, from the coding sequence ATGTATAAAAAAGTTTATTGCTGGGTTAGGGACAAAGATCAGCAACTTTTCCATCAACTAGGACAATGGGCAGAAAAAACATTTTCGACTATTCTGGTCGATATCCGAAAACTGGGCTCTAAAGGTTCCTTTCCTGTTCCCCGCCCCCTTGAATACGATGGCCTTCTGCTAACCGGAGGGGAAGACATTTCAAAAGAATACTTAGAAAAATATGGTAAAAGTCGGGTAGAAAATGCAGACTTAATCCAATCACCCTGTATCGACCGAGACCAGTGGGAATTTAATATACTCGAACAAACTCTTAAAAACGGCAAACCCGTGCTGGGGATCTGTAGGGGAATACAGCTCCTCAATACCTTTCTTGGAGGAACTCTTCATTTAGATATCCCTGGCCACAACGAACCTGAACAGCATGACCATAACATTCAGCAGCTCGAATTCGAAGATGTTCCTTCGGTGCGTTTTCCCTTGGTCAACAGTTCCCATCATCAAGCCATAGATAGAGTGGCTGAAGGGCTTCGCGTAGAAGCTCGAGCAAAAAAAGATGGGATCATCGAACAGGTAAGACTAAAGGCCTATCCTTTTTGTATTGGTGTCCAGTACCATCCGGAAAGAGATTTAACTCATTATGAATCCCTTTTTCATGCTTTCTTTTCCTCACTTTAA
- the hyfB gene encoding hydrogenase 4 subunit B, whose product MKEYLLKGLLLFFLFYILFIFFAKKNYKAIYLLSSLYAGLSLLFSLFFLLSGQPSQSAAFPLGLPGTGAHFRIDSLSAFFMLVVNLASFVSSIYGLGYGSHFPEQQRILPFYILFLGSMNMVLLASDMFGFLFFWELMSLSSWALVMSSHKEKETPEAGFIYLLMAVLGTFALLFSMSLIAAQSGSYSFEQMTKAVLSEKTSSLVFALALFGAGSKAGLVPLHVWLPRAHPAAPSHVSALMSGVMTKVAVYGFLRIVFDLLRTQQKWWSYLILIISGISTVSGVLYALMQHDLKKLLAYHTIENIGIIFVGIGLAMAFKTHGMVVASALSLTAALFHVLNHSLFKNLLFLGSGAIQSSTGWRDMEKLGGLIAKMPHTALAFLIGSIAISALPPLNGFVSEWLLLQSILLSPQLPSWGLKFLVPAVGAFLALSAALAASCFIKVYGITFLGRPRSMSAMAACESDWCSVGAMYFVAFLCLLFGIFPAPVLHLLGSAVEALAGGVYFSLSGKPFYEPLSLNIDRNAYNGTFLILLLGGFFLFVLVMILGKASPYIRKTPIWDCGYPENSPSCQYTAGSYAQPIRKVFGPSFFALREKVVSYSPWLPRAARMYVRLHDLVWEYLFLPVAIAVNRFSIKINVLQFLTVRRYLVLVFLTLVILLALLTVML is encoded by the coding sequence ATGAAAGAGTATCTCCTCAAAGGATTGCTATTATTTTTTCTATTTTATATTTTATTCATCTTTTTTGCGAAAAAAAACTATAAGGCCATTTATCTTCTTAGCAGTCTTTATGCTGGGCTTTCTTTGCTTTTTTCTCTATTTTTTCTTCTCTCCGGTCAACCAAGTCAATCCGCTGCTTTTCCACTGGGACTTCCTGGAACAGGAGCTCATTTTAGAATCGATTCTTTGAGCGCTTTTTTTATGTTGGTCGTAAACCTAGCGAGTTTTGTTTCCTCCATTTATGGTCTTGGATATGGTTCACATTTTCCAGAGCAACAAAGAATACTTCCTTTTTACATCCTTTTCTTAGGATCGATGAACATGGTGCTTTTGGCATCGGATATGTTTGGTTTTCTTTTCTTCTGGGAACTGATGTCTTTATCTTCTTGGGCTTTGGTTATGTCTTCACACAAAGAAAAAGAGACCCCTGAGGCGGGTTTTATTTATCTGCTCATGGCTGTTTTAGGAACATTTGCCCTTCTCTTTTCCATGAGTCTGATCGCAGCCCAATCGGGATCTTATAGTTTTGAGCAGATGACAAAGGCTGTTCTATCCGAAAAGACTTCTTCACTTGTTTTTGCCTTAGCCCTCTTTGGTGCAGGATCAAAAGCGGGGCTAGTTCCTTTGCATGTCTGGCTTCCTAGGGCACATCCTGCAGCTCCAAGCCACGTATCGGCACTGATGAGTGGAGTGATGACTAAAGTGGCCGTTTACGGATTTTTAAGAATCGTTTTTGATCTACTGAGAACCCAGCAGAAATGGTGGAGTTATCTTATTCTTATTATCTCTGGAATTTCCACGGTATCGGGTGTTCTTTATGCCCTCATGCAACATGACTTAAAAAAGCTCCTAGCCTATCATACTATTGAAAACATAGGCATTATTTTTGTTGGCATTGGTTTGGCTATGGCTTTTAAGACTCATGGAATGGTTGTTGCCTCCGCTCTTTCTTTGACTGCTGCCCTTTTCCATGTCCTTAACCATTCTCTTTTTAAAAACCTTCTCTTTCTTGGTTCCGGAGCAATCCAGTCTTCAACAGGTTGGAGGGATATGGAAAAACTAGGGGGACTTATTGCGAAAATGCCTCATACCGCTTTAGCTTTTTTAATTGGTAGCATTGCCATCTCGGCTCTTCCGCCTTTAAATGGGTTTGTTTCTGAATGGTTGCTTCTGCAATCCATCCTTTTAAGTCCTCAACTTCCCTCATGGGGGTTGAAATTCCTTGTCCCTGCCGTTGGGGCTTTTCTTGCTTTATCAGCGGCCTTGGCTGCCAGTTGTTTCATAAAAGTATATGGAATTACTTTTTTAGGCCGACCTCGTTCGATGAGTGCGATGGCCGCTTGTGAGTCGGACTGGTGTTCTGTGGGCGCAATGTATTTTGTTGCCTTTCTTTGTCTTTTGTTCGGTATATTCCCCGCTCCTGTTCTGCACCTGTTAGGGTCGGCTGTCGAGGCACTGGCGGGAGGAGTTTATTTTAGCCTTTCTGGGAAACCTTTTTATGAACCTTTGTCGTTGAACATTGATCGTAATGCTTATAATGGGACCTTTTTGATTCTACTGCTTGGGGGTTTTTTTCTTTTCGTCCTCGTTATGATTTTGGGGAAGGCTTCCCCTTATATACGAAAAACTCCAATTTGGGATTGTGGGTATCCAGAGAATAGCCCTTCCTGTCAATATACGGCGGGTAGTTATGCACAACCGATCCGTAAAGTGTTTGGGCCTTCGTTTTTTGCACTAAGAGAAAAAGTGGTTTCTTACTCTCCCTGGCTTCCTCGGGCAGCACGCATGTATGTCAGGCTTCATGACTTGGTTTGGGAGTATCTCTTTTTGCCTGTGGCGATAGCTGTTAATAGGTTCAGTATAAAGATCAATGTTTTGCAATTTCTTACCGTAAGAAGATATCTGGTCCTTGTATTTTTGACCCTGGTCATTCTTCTAGCTTTACTGACAGTCATGCTATGA
- a CDS encoding hydrogenase-4 component E: MNPNLNFDIAHMLAGSMLLVSFILLYQDRMFSLLNVYILHALVLAAAAAWQGFIQHAPHLYATALIALFFKAITIPLSLRWLIIKLGIHRKIETVVGTGSSVIIAMMLTALSVTVMMKASGSTDPMTREDLSFALAVILIGLLMMVSRRNAISQVVGFMSMENGLILAAVGAKGMPLVVEISVAFSVLIALIVVGIFLFRIRERFDVVDIRGLEKSGGERQ, encoded by the coding sequence ATGAACCCTAATCTTAATTTCGATATCGCTCATATGCTGGCAGGATCAATGCTTCTGGTGAGTTTTATCCTTCTTTACCAGGACAGGATGTTTAGCCTGTTGAATGTCTACATACTTCATGCTCTTGTTCTTGCGGCGGCAGCGGCTTGGCAAGGTTTTATTCAACATGCTCCCCATCTCTATGCTACGGCATTGATAGCTCTTTTTTTCAAAGCTATCACCATTCCCCTTTCTTTAAGATGGCTCATTATTAAGCTGGGCATTCACAGGAAGATCGAAACGGTGGTGGGCACGGGATCTTCTGTAATTATAGCCATGATGCTTACAGCCCTTTCGGTCACGGTCATGATGAAGGCCAGTGGATCAACCGATCCCATGACACGGGAAGATCTATCGTTTGCCTTAGCGGTGATCTTAATTGGGCTTCTCATGATGGTGAGCAGGCGTAATGCGATTAGCCAGGTAGTGGGGTTCATGTCAATGGAAAATGGCTTAATTCTTGCGGCGGTAGGGGCCAAAGGAATGCCATTGGTCGTCGAAATCAGTGTGGCTTTTTCGGTCCTGATCGCTCTTATCGTCGTAGGCATATTCCTTTTTAGGATAAGAGAACGGTTTGATGTCGTGGATATTCGAGGTCTTGAAAAATCGGGGGGAGAACGGCAATGA
- a CDS encoding cation:proton antiporter has protein sequence MNILENPWFFISLWMGGAFSAALLALRFKFPVAIAEILVGAGLSHFLDLSNPTEWMNFLSKLGATMLCFIAGTEIEPEFFKQTWKKSLLSGIFSFFLPFFAISLFTHVFFHWPLARSIIAGIALGTTSIAIVYTSLLERGIENSSLGKTLLSSCFITDFGSVLTLGLFFTHWSFFSLLFGLLALIILWFFPKSLRSLLSFLKKSPVSEPEIKFIFFMLTFLGFLASMAKTEPVLPAFILGILAANAFSQEQLLRRRLRAVAYSILTPFFFMKSGFHISFHMLLIGFIPILLLTLVKTSFKIFGVFPYLLLEKHPIKESLYGSLLTSGGLTFGLIAAHYGIQTKILDRETYSLITLATLFSTLIPVYLAGIILPRHEILKEKEKEVVLKKELGEYEEEG, from the coding sequence ATGAATATTCTAGAGAATCCTTGGTTTTTTATTTCTTTATGGATGGGAGGAGCTTTTTCGGCAGCGTTGCTCGCCCTGAGATTTAAATTCCCTGTAGCTATTGCCGAAATTCTCGTAGGAGCGGGCCTAAGTCATTTTCTAGATCTTTCTAATCCCACCGAATGGATGAATTTTTTGTCTAAGCTCGGAGCCACGATGTTATGCTTTATTGCCGGAACGGAGATTGAACCCGAGTTTTTCAAACAAACATGGAAAAAAAGTCTTCTTTCAGGGATCTTTTCTTTTTTTCTCCCTTTCTTTGCCATTTCGTTATTCACCCATGTTTTCTTTCACTGGCCCCTAGCTCGGTCTATCATTGCCGGTATAGCCTTAGGTACTACCTCAATCGCTATCGTCTATACCTCGCTTCTAGAAAGAGGAATAGAAAATTCTTCTTTGGGCAAAACCCTTTTGTCGAGCTGTTTTATTACTGATTTTGGATCAGTCCTTACTTTAGGACTTTTTTTCACGCACTGGAGTTTTTTTTCTCTGCTCTTTGGTCTTTTAGCGCTCATCATATTATGGTTTTTCCCCAAATCTCTTCGTTCTCTGCTTTCTTTTCTAAAGAAAAGCCCAGTTAGCGAACCTGAAATAAAATTTATTTTCTTCATGCTCACTTTCCTTGGATTTTTAGCATCCATGGCTAAGACCGAACCTGTCCTTCCCGCTTTTATTTTAGGGATTCTTGCTGCCAACGCTTTTTCTCAAGAACAACTTCTTCGCCGAAGACTAAGAGCTGTAGCTTACAGTATTCTTACCCCTTTTTTCTTCATGAAAAGTGGTTTTCATATCTCTTTTCACATGCTCCTTATTGGTTTTATACCTATATTGCTCCTTACCCTAGTCAAAACGAGTTTCAAAATTTTTGGAGTTTTCCCCTACTTGCTCCTTGAAAAACACCCCATTAAAGAAAGTCTTTACGGTTCACTTTTAACCAGTGGGGGTTTAACATTTGGGTTGATTGCTGCCCATTACGGGATTCAAACCAAAATCCTGGATAGAGAAACCTATTCTTTAATTACCTTGGCTACCCTTTTCAGCACACTTATTCCGGTTTATCTTGCAGGGATTATACTTCCCAGGCACGAAATTTTAAAAGAGAAAGAAAAAGAAGTTGTTCTTAAAAAAGAACTCGGAGAATACGAAGAAGAAGGCTAA